A window of Chitinophaga sp. MM2321 contains these coding sequences:
- a CDS encoding TonB-dependent receptor, producing the protein MIKIPLQKSGAYILMRIFFIIVFLVAAVSDINAQERRISGTLKDIKGEPIPGATVSLKGTSKWVVTDSLGMFSTTVTGDDPKLVFSFIGFAVKEVSVNGRTVIHEVLREDISQLDGVVVVGYGTQKKLTVTGAVSSVESKELKQTSAPNFSAALAGRLSGLSSLQVSGQPGYDQVNLYLRGVGTMNDASPLILIDGVPRSNISSLDINEVASVTVLKDASATAVFGVRGANGVLIITTKRGTSSGPPEVNASVTYSQQEVFNRRPHIDSWDYAGLENQAYINDNWSQELRDDQLPYPKFMIDKYKQGGDFFYPNRDGFKEAIKDFAPQVRSNVSLSGGNDKAKYFVNMGHLFQGGLLKTEDPGVLGYDPSLKLNRFNTRANFDYKISKYLKGWLNLSTVIEKVNSPNSQYLQRYDNTVLMGDIFSKINEQKPMYPGPYVPEGSVDALGRELPTYPYPMAVIQQSYLGSLAYVINRYGYAKETRMNLESTAGLELDLSFLTKGLSTKFMISYDTYPMTTTYSALSSVTWRATAVPAKNETQTSYFAQIDPALDWPSLMVARNASSYYKMNMQYAINYARTFGRHDVGGMVTLVRDNWVNNSNSPDLPYNVLGLAGRATYAYDSRYLAEVNVGYNGSEQFAPANRFGFFPAVSGAWIVSNEKFMEALRPTISNLKIRGSYGLSGNDKMGGQRFLYLDQTVLGGIPADGNPYGFPSLGNGQVLNQIGLGNPAISWEVAKKQNYGLEVGILGDLNFSIDYFRENRTKILISRSTVPMLQGYPLSGLPKVNLGEMQNYGMELEASYRKKLSKDLQLSLRGLFSFSRNKVIKSDEPKRLDGSYYQYRMQGFSLYQNWGYQINWEDRGGYFHDADDIINYKNEKGEAIAYATGSPRPGDFKYKDLNGDGIIDQKDLAPIGYSPIPEINYSTNVSIGYKGFDLTVLFQGIANASAMYYSGMLETTGQFTPLHMQAWTKEREASGAPFVYPALSSLGGSVSVTGNDFFIQNRTYCRIKNAELSYTFQQFLMKRKDVKTMRLAISANNLFTWDKLKVNSIDPENAPGQQNSNGLGFPLVRTYSAALSITL; encoded by the coding sequence ATGATAAAAATCCCTTTGCAGAAATCAGGTGCATATATCCTTATGCGTATCTTTTTCATCATCGTATTTTTAGTAGCTGCTGTATCGGATATTAATGCTCAGGAAAGAAGGATATCAGGAACACTAAAAGATATAAAAGGTGAGCCAATCCCCGGAGCAACGGTTTCGTTAAAAGGTACATCAAAATGGGTGGTTACCGACAGCCTGGGAATGTTTTCCACGACGGTGACAGGTGATGATCCAAAGCTCGTTTTTTCCTTTATCGGATTTGCGGTAAAAGAAGTCAGTGTGAATGGTAGAACCGTCATTCATGAAGTATTGCGGGAAGATATTTCGCAACTTGATGGAGTGGTGGTAGTAGGTTATGGCACACAGAAGAAACTGACCGTAACAGGTGCAGTATCATCCGTGGAAAGTAAAGAGCTGAAACAAACTTCCGCCCCAAATTTTAGTGCAGCCCTGGCAGGTCGCCTCTCGGGTTTGTCTTCGTTGCAGGTTTCCGGTCAGCCGGGATATGATCAGGTGAATCTATACCTGAGAGGTGTGGGCACAATGAATGATGCCTCTCCTTTAATCCTGATTGATGGTGTGCCCCGCTCCAATATCAGTTCGCTGGATATAAATGAAGTAGCGTCTGTTACAGTGCTGAAAGATGCATCGGCAACAGCAGTATTCGGCGTACGTGGTGCAAATGGCGTGTTGATTATTACAACCAAGCGCGGCACCTCTTCCGGCCCTCCGGAAGTAAATGCTTCCGTTACTTACTCACAACAGGAGGTATTTAACAGGCGCCCGCATATTGATTCATGGGATTATGCCGGGCTTGAAAACCAGGCTTATATTAATGATAACTGGAGCCAGGAACTCAGAGATGATCAGTTGCCCTACCCGAAATTTATGATCGATAAGTATAAACAGGGTGGCGATTTTTTCTATCCCAACCGGGATGGATTTAAAGAAGCAATCAAGGACTTTGCACCGCAGGTACGTTCTAATGTATCCCTGTCGGGGGGTAATGACAAAGCTAAATACTTTGTTAACATGGGGCATCTGTTCCAGGGTGGTTTGCTTAAGACCGAAGATCCCGGTGTACTTGGATACGATCCTTCATTAAAGCTCAACAGGTTTAATACGCGGGCGAATTTTGATTATAAAATATCAAAGTATCTGAAAGGATGGTTAAACCTTAGCACGGTGATTGAAAAAGTCAATTCACCCAATAGCCAGTATTTGCAAAGGTATGATAACACGGTGCTGATGGGCGATATCTTTAGTAAGATCAACGAACAGAAGCCGATGTATCCCGGTCCTTACGTGCCTGAAGGGTCCGTGGATGCCCTGGGCCGTGAATTACCTACTTATCCATACCCCATGGCGGTTATTCAGCAGAGCTACCTGGGGAGCCTGGCATATGTGATCAACAGGTATGGTTATGCAAAAGAAACACGGATGAACCTGGAGAGCACAGCCGGATTGGAGCTGGACCTGAGTTTCCTTACAAAAGGACTCAGTACAAAGTTTATGATATCTTATGATACCTATCCTATGACGACTACCTATTCAGCCCTGAGTTCTGTTACCTGGAGGGCAACCGCTGTACCGGCAAAAAATGAGACACAAACATCTTATTTCGCACAGATCGATCCTGCGCTGGACTGGCCTTCACTAATGGTAGCAAGAAATGCATCGTCTTACTATAAAATGAATATGCAATATGCCATCAACTATGCACGAACATTTGGCCGGCACGATGTAGGTGGAATGGTCACATTAGTACGTGACAACTGGGTTAATAATTCTAATTCTCCTGACCTTCCTTACAATGTGCTGGGTCTCGCGGGGAGGGCTACTTATGCTTATGACTCCAGGTATCTCGCTGAAGTCAATGTGGGATATAACGGATCAGAACAATTTGCACCGGCCAACAGGTTTGGTTTCTTTCCCGCTGTTTCAGGTGCCTGGATAGTGAGCAATGAAAAATTCATGGAAGCATTACGACCCACAATTTCCAACCTTAAAATAAGAGGATCTTATGGTCTTTCCGGAAATGATAAAATGGGTGGTCAACGATTCCTGTATCTCGATCAAACTGTTCTTGGCGGGATACCTGCCGATGGCAATCCTTATGGTTTCCCTTCTTTAGGAAATGGACAGGTACTTAATCAGATAGGGTTGGGCAACCCCGCCATTAGCTGGGAAGTAGCTAAAAAACAGAACTATGGCTTAGAGGTAGGAATCCTGGGAGACCTGAATTTCTCGATCGATTATTTCAGGGAGAACCGTACCAAGATACTCATCTCCCGGTCTACTGTTCCTATGTTACAGGGATATCCCCTGAGCGGACTTCCTAAAGTAAACCTGGGAGAAATGCAGAATTACGGGATGGAATTGGAAGCATCTTACAGGAAGAAACTTTCCAAAGATTTACAGCTCTCACTAAGGGGATTGTTCTCCTTTAGCCGCAATAAAGTGATCAAATCCGATGAGCCAAAACGGCTGGATGGTTCCTATTATCAGTATCGCATGCAGGGCTTCTCTTTATACCAGAACTGGGGTTACCAGATTAACTGGGAGGATCGCGGCGGTTATTTCCATGATGCGGATGATATTATTAATTATAAAAATGAAAAGGGAGAAGCGATTGCTTATGCCACGGGAAGCCCACGCCCCGGAGACTTTAAGTATAAAGACCTGAACGGTGATGGTATTATTGATCAGAAAGATCTTGCGCCCATTGGTTATTCCCCTATTCCTGAAATCAACTATTCAACGAATGTTAGTATCGGATATAAAGGATTTGATCTCACGGTATTGTTCCAGGGAATAGCGAATGCTTCTGCGATGTATTACAGCGGTATGCTGGAAACTACCGGTCAGTTCACACCTCTGCACATGCAGGCCTGGACGAAAGAACGGGAGGCCAGCGGCGCTCCATTTGTTTATCCCGCGCTGTCTTCTTTGGGCGGTAGTGTAAGCGTAACGGGGAACGACTTTTTTATCCAGAACAGAACGTATTGCCGGATAAAGAATGCCGAGTTAAGCTATACTTTTCAACAGTTCCTGATGAAGCGGAAGGATGTTAAAACAATGCGTCTTGCTATCAGTGCAAATAATTTGTTTACATGGGATAAACTGAAAGTCAATTCAATTGACCCTGAGAATGCGCCCGGTCAGCAAAATAGTAATGGACTTGGATTCCCATTGGTAAGAACTTATAGTGCTGCGTTGTCTATTACGCTGTAA
- a CDS encoding DUF4254 domain-containing protein, whose translation MFTALSHKIFNQSILDYHQYNDVHQAINNPYEKSSIEHLLYLKNWIDTVQWHLEDIIRDPKINPVAALDIKRWIDRSNQERTDVVEYIDSYFLEQYRTVMPAAAATVNTESPAWAIDRLSILALKIYHMQEEATRADADEAHRTACQRKLDILLEQRTDLSTAIETLLQDIAAGKKYMKVYKQMKMYNDPSLNPVLYKGEK comes from the coding sequence ATGTTTACAGCACTATCCCACAAAATATTTAACCAGAGCATACTGGACTATCACCAGTATAACGATGTACACCAGGCTATCAATAATCCATATGAAAAAAGTAGTATAGAACATTTGCTATACCTGAAAAACTGGATAGATACCGTACAGTGGCACCTGGAGGATATTATCCGTGATCCTAAAATAAACCCGGTAGCGGCCCTGGATATTAAACGCTGGATCGACCGTTCCAACCAGGAACGTACAGATGTAGTGGAATATATAGATAGTTATTTTCTGGAGCAATATCGTACGGTTATGCCTGCGGCAGCTGCAACAGTGAATACGGAAAGCCCTGCCTGGGCAATAGATCGCCTGTCTATACTGGCGTTGAAGATATATCATATGCAGGAAGAAGCTACCCGTGCAGATGCGGATGAAGCGCATCGTACTGCATGTCAGCGTAAACTGGATATCCTGCTGGAACAGCGTACAGACCTGAGTACTGCGATAGAAACATTATTGCAGGACATTGCAGCCGGTAAAAAATATATGAAGGTGTACAAGCAGATGAAGATGTATAACGACCCTTCTTTAAATCCTGTTTTATACAAGGGTGAAAAATAA
- a CDS encoding amino acid permease has translation MSINQTNSFKPSLGLLDATMIVAGSMIGSGIFIVTAEIARSVGGAGWVTVMWVLAGLITMIAAMSYGELSGMFPKAGGQYVYLREAYNPFIAFLFGWTQFGIIQTGTIAAVAVAFAKFTAYLIPAFSEKNILWDAGIVQISAAQIVAIVSIILLTFINTRGVKHGKIIQTVFTLAKLLSLFGLIIFGFGLGAKQEIWQANWQDPWNHFSMEAVNGATVTKVLSGLAFFGAIAVSMKGSLFSSDAWNNVTFIAAEIKHPAKNIGRALFLGTLIVTIIYVSCNLMYLAVLPLHDIAFAANDRVGVAAAEQIFGSTGSLIIAVMIMVSTFGCNNGLILSGARIYYTMAEDKLFFKKAGVLNKNSVPGYGLWIQCVWASLLCLTGRYNDLLALVIFGVLIFYVLTILGIFILRRKRPDLERPYKAFGYPILPMVYIIVALSLAALLLVFETNYTLPGLGIILLGIPLYFIAMSRKEKV, from the coding sequence ATGAGTATCAACCAAACTAACTCGTTCAAACCCTCGCTGGGCTTGCTGGACGCCACGATGATCGTAGCCGGTTCCATGATTGGCTCCGGTATTTTTATTGTTACTGCGGAAATAGCGCGCAGCGTAGGAGGCGCAGGATGGGTCACCGTCATGTGGGTGCTGGCAGGTCTGATTACCATGATAGCCGCCATGAGCTACGGGGAATTATCCGGCATGTTTCCAAAAGCAGGCGGACAGTATGTATACCTCCGGGAAGCCTATAATCCTTTTATCGCATTTCTGTTTGGATGGACACAGTTCGGAATTATCCAGACCGGCACCATCGCCGCAGTAGCAGTAGCTTTTGCCAAATTTACCGCCTATCTGATTCCCGCTTTCAGTGAAAAAAACATCCTGTGGGATGCGGGCATTGTGCAAATTTCTGCTGCACAGATTGTAGCTATTGTTTCTATCATCTTACTAACTTTTATCAATACCCGGGGTGTAAAACACGGGAAAATAATACAAACTGTATTTACACTGGCGAAGTTGTTATCCTTGTTCGGGCTGATCATTTTCGGTTTCGGGCTGGGTGCAAAACAGGAGATCTGGCAAGCCAACTGGCAGGACCCCTGGAACCATTTTTCCATGGAGGCCGTGAATGGCGCCACTGTCACCAAAGTATTGTCCGGACTGGCTTTCTTTGGCGCGATAGCTGTATCAATGAAAGGTTCACTGTTTTCCAGTGATGCCTGGAACAATGTAACTTTCATAGCCGCTGAAATCAAGCATCCGGCGAAGAATATCGGGCGCGCGCTTTTTCTGGGTACGCTGATAGTAACCATCATTTATGTTAGCTGCAACCTGATGTACCTGGCTGTATTGCCTTTACATGATATTGCCTTTGCCGCCAATGATAGGGTGGGTGTAGCCGCTGCGGAACAGATATTCGGCAGTACCGGTTCCCTTATCATCGCCGTGATGATCATGGTATCTACTTTTGGCTGTAATAACGGATTGATCTTATCGGGCGCCCGTATTTACTATACCATGGCGGAAGACAAGCTATTCTTCAAAAAAGCCGGTGTGCTGAATAAAAACAGCGTACCGGGTTATGGGTTGTGGATTCAGTGTGTGTGGGCATCTTTACTATGTCTTACCGGCAGGTATAATGATTTGCTGGCGCTGGTAATATTCGGTGTGCTGATATTTTATGTACTCACTATCCTGGGTATTTTTATCCTGCGGAGAAAACGCCCGGATCTGGAAAGACCTTACAAAGCCTTTGGGTATCCCATCCTGCCTATGGTGTATATTATTGTAGCGTTGTCGCTGGCTGCTTTACTGCTGGTTTTTGAAACAAACTATACTTTGCCGGGACTTGGGATCATCCTGCTGGGTATTCCGCTTTATTTTATCGCGATGAGCCGCAAGGAGAAGGTCTGA
- a CDS encoding OmpH family outer membrane protein yields the protein MRTRKQFVTNGLLAALSAGLFMSCQGNKSGSSSPATTPAANNGSLAAASFKIAYVDLDSLEAHFEYFKEKRGQLEQKQQGMDNQLKGKARALQSEYQDLQRKASTLTQEQGEAAQRSLMAKQQQLEQEAQNLRATYSEQEAKFNEELQNRLDAFLKTYNSDKRFAYIFSYRSGVSNILYRDPAYDVTADVIKGMNSTGAPAAK from the coding sequence ATGCGCACTCGTAAACAATTTGTGACTAACGGATTATTAGCGGCACTATCAGCCGGTTTATTTATGTCTTGCCAGGGAAATAAATCTGGTAGCAGCTCACCAGCAACTACACCAGCAGCGAACAACGGCTCCCTGGCAGCAGCCAGTTTCAAAATTGCTTACGTAGATCTGGATTCACTGGAAGCGCATTTTGAATATTTTAAGGAGAAGAGAGGTCAGCTGGAGCAAAAACAACAGGGAATGGATAACCAGTTGAAAGGTAAAGCACGTGCTTTGCAGAGTGAATACCAGGACTTACAACGTAAAGCATCCACCCTTACCCAGGAACAGGGCGAAGCTGCACAACGTAGCCTGATGGCCAAACAACAACAACTGGAACAGGAAGCGCAGAACCTGCGTGCTACTTACTCAGAGCAGGAAGCCAAATTCAACGAAGAGTTACAGAATAGGCTGGATGCTTTCCTGAAAACTTATAATTCCGACAAACGTTTTGCATATATCTTTTCTTACCGTAGTGGCGTGAGTAATATCCTTTACAGGGATCCTGCCTACGATGTTACGGCAGATGTTATTAAAGGGATGAATAGCACGGGTGCTCCTGCAGCCAAATAA
- a CDS encoding sialate O-acetylesterase: protein MKQTAVLILLLLVNICTYADVRMPHIFGDNMVLQRDKPIQIWGWADAGEKITVSFHQQKKKATANKQGRWLIKLEIEKAGGPYTLQVEGKNKVMFNNVLVGEVWFCSGQSNMALPVHLITNAVAEADSADYPQIRHFYVPNKISATPEEDIEAGAWTVCNPSTVSNFTAVGYLFAKELSRKLNVPVGIINSSWGATVSETWTSREALAADDAFKELMAATPPLDSSQGDRYQAFSTNPSCYPSLLFNAMVHPFLNYGIKGILWYQGESNAGRAYQYRKAFPLLIRDWRNHWKEILPFYFVQISSFNAGNGDSQHGSTWAELREAQTMALSIPNTGMAVTIDIGSATEIHPQNKQDVARRLAATALHELYNIPQVHSGPAYKAMKTKAGQAIITFNDIGSGLMVKDRYGYIKGFEIAGADRKFHYAKAYLAGDSVIIYNEQVSEPFSVRYGWADDAGACSLYNIEGFPAGPFRVDNWPEITSGVKYSICE, encoded by the coding sequence ATGAAGCAAACCGCCGTGTTAATTTTGTTGCTGTTGGTCAATATCTGCACGTATGCAGATGTAAGGATGCCTCATATTTTTGGTGACAACATGGTATTGCAACGCGATAAACCTATCCAGATTTGGGGTTGGGCAGATGCAGGTGAAAAGATAACCGTTTCTTTCCATCAGCAAAAAAAGAAAGCCACTGCTAATAAACAGGGCAGGTGGTTGATAAAACTGGAAATTGAAAAGGCAGGAGGCCCTTATACATTGCAGGTAGAAGGGAAGAACAAGGTCATGTTTAATAATGTGCTGGTAGGTGAAGTCTGGTTTTGTTCTGGTCAATCCAATATGGCGCTTCCGGTACATTTAATAACAAACGCGGTAGCAGAGGCAGATAGTGCAGATTATCCACAGATTCGCCACTTCTATGTGCCCAATAAGATCAGTGCAACACCGGAAGAGGATATTGAGGCAGGCGCATGGACTGTTTGCAATCCATCTACCGTCAGTAATTTCACTGCGGTTGGTTATTTGTTTGCGAAAGAACTTTCCCGGAAACTCAACGTGCCCGTAGGTATCATCAATTCGTCCTGGGGCGCCACTGTATCTGAAACCTGGACCAGCCGTGAGGCGCTTGCGGCGGACGATGCGTTTAAAGAGCTGATGGCAGCAACACCTCCATTGGATTCGTCACAGGGAGATCGTTATCAGGCATTTTCCACCAATCCGAGTTGTTATCCTTCACTGTTGTTCAATGCGATGGTACACCCGTTCCTTAACTATGGTATTAAAGGTATACTATGGTACCAGGGCGAATCCAATGCGGGAAGGGCATATCAATACCGGAAGGCTTTCCCTTTACTGATCAGGGATTGGCGCAACCATTGGAAGGAAATACTTCCTTTTTATTTTGTACAGATTTCATCATTTAATGCGGGTAATGGTGATAGTCAGCATGGTAGCACCTGGGCAGAATTAAGAGAAGCCCAGACCATGGCCTTATCGATTCCGAATACAGGGATGGCCGTTACAATTGATATCGGGAGTGCTACAGAAATCCATCCGCAAAATAAACAGGATGTGGCCAGAAGGCTGGCTGCTACAGCATTACATGAACTATATAATATTCCCCAGGTTCATAGCGGACCTGCCTACAAAGCAATGAAAACAAAAGCGGGGCAAGCCATTATCACCTTTAACGATATCGGAAGCGGCTTAATGGTGAAGGACAGGTATGGTTATATTAAAGGATTCGAAATAGCAGGCGCCGACAGGAAATTCCACTATGCAAAAGCTTATCTGGCCGGCGATTCCGTCATAATTTATAATGAGCAGGTGTCCGAACCATTCAGTGTCAGATACGGTTGGGCAGATGACGCAGGAGCATGTAGTCTGTATAATATAGAAGGTTTTCCCGCAGGACCATTTAGAGTGGACAACTGGCCGGAGATCACCAGCGGTGTAAAATATTCAATTTGTGAATGA
- a CDS encoding RagB/SusD family nutrient uptake outer membrane protein, translated as MRNIILFLFFVSALHLSCTKVLDITPDGRTSIEEALSTNEGTGAFLNRCYANIPQLGYNWFYFGDLPTAVSDEAYSAKEYNGVMSHYYGGQSSAAYHDLTGVGDGIQQSANLGDQWNRNYQQIRLCTDFIDRIGTATVTNPSDRVKWEAEARILRAFFYLQLIQWYGQVPVLDKVYSANDDFSTLKRNNVYDVAKFIVADCDLAIATDDSHFGGEAWRITSGVSERQRVTKAVASFIKAKAMLFAASPLHGGQEHWEEAYQVSKKAYEEVAAHGYKLYDKVQNVVEYGKGNGAAYREYFNEPYNCTAADVDHETIWQNAKRFATFSSWFADGLCWVGGRGTNYMIGECPSQELVDAYEIVEFEDNDPAKKILSARPLLNLKKPYLDPDRHLLPNFHPDIAVNTTSARFTYDERMANVPVNYKNIDPYGPYWNRDPRLAESISTNDSQMKGDPFDDNTFIEAYIGGREELRLATNNPMNTKTGYYTWKWAKPHNGLMKNVIMWSWKSARLGELMLNYAEAAAESGHLAEAVAMADAIRARVGMPSLANSGADVNNQEDVIMRVRNERRVELAQENIRYFDLRRWQSPAGDLSTTCKYFTAMEITKTGNTYGYKRVPINNAPRGGWENKYLLLPLPVTESTNMEGLTSTVWQNPGW; from the coding sequence ATGAGAAATATAATACTCTTCTTATTCTTTGTGTCAGCTCTTCATTTATCCTGTACAAAGGTTCTTGATATAACACCCGATGGGCGTACCTCTATAGAGGAAGCTTTATCCACAAACGAAGGAACGGGAGCATTTCTTAACAGGTGTTATGCCAACATTCCGCAATTGGGGTATAACTGGTTTTATTTTGGAGACCTGCCTACAGCCGTGTCTGACGAAGCATATTCCGCTAAGGAATATAATGGGGTCATGTCACATTATTATGGCGGACAAAGTAGCGCGGCGTATCACGATCTTACAGGAGTGGGAGATGGGATACAGCAATCCGCCAACCTTGGAGACCAGTGGAACAGGAATTATCAGCAGATCCGTTTATGTACTGACTTTATTGACAGAATAGGTACTGCTACTGTTACCAATCCAAGCGACAGGGTGAAATGGGAAGCAGAAGCGCGTATTCTGCGGGCGTTTTTCTATCTGCAATTAATTCAATGGTATGGACAAGTACCCGTGCTTGATAAAGTGTATTCTGCAAATGATGATTTCAGTACCCTGAAAAGGAATAATGTATATGATGTTGCCAAGTTTATAGTAGCCGATTGCGATCTGGCGATTGCAACGGATGATTCACATTTTGGCGGAGAAGCATGGAGGATCACCAGTGGTGTGAGCGAACGTCAGCGGGTAACAAAAGCAGTTGCCAGTTTTATTAAGGCAAAGGCCATGCTTTTTGCTGCCAGCCCCCTGCACGGTGGACAAGAGCATTGGGAAGAAGCATACCAGGTAAGTAAAAAAGCATATGAAGAAGTGGCTGCCCACGGCTATAAGTTATACGATAAAGTGCAGAATGTGGTGGAATATGGGAAAGGAAATGGCGCTGCTTACCGGGAGTATTTTAATGAACCATATAATTGTACTGCTGCCGATGTAGACCATGAAACGATCTGGCAGAATGCTAAAAGGTTTGCTACTTTTTCCAGCTGGTTTGCGGATGGATTATGTTGGGTTGGAGGACGCGGAACAAACTATATGATTGGAGAATGCCCTTCCCAGGAGTTGGTAGATGCTTATGAAATAGTTGAATTCGAAGACAATGATCCCGCCAAAAAAATTCTTTCGGCGCGGCCACTGCTGAACCTCAAAAAGCCATACCTGGATCCGGACAGACACCTGCTTCCTAATTTTCATCCGGATATTGCGGTGAATACAACATCGGCCAGGTTTACTTATGACGAGAGAATGGCAAACGTTCCTGTCAATTATAAAAATATAGACCCTTACGGACCTTATTGGAACAGAGACCCCAGGCTGGCTGAATCAATCAGTACAAATGATTCGCAGATGAAAGGAGATCCTTTTGATGATAATACGTTTATAGAAGCATATATCGGGGGAAGAGAAGAACTGCGGTTAGCGACCAATAATCCAATGAATACAAAAACAGGATACTACACCTGGAAGTGGGCAAAACCTCATAATGGCCTGATGAAGAATGTGATTATGTGGTCCTGGAAATCCGCACGCCTGGGAGAATTGATGCTCAATTACGCAGAAGCTGCCGCTGAATCCGGCCACCTTGCAGAAGCAGTAGCCATGGCAGATGCCATCAGAGCCCGCGTAGGAATGCCATCCCTGGCAAACAGCGGAGCAGATGTGAATAACCAGGAAGATGTTATCATGAGAGTACGGAATGAAAGAAGAGTAGAACTGGCACAGGAGAATATCAGGTATTTTGATCTGAGACGCTGGCAGTCTCCCGCTGGTGATCTTAGTACTACCTGCAAGTACTTTACAGCCATGGAAATAACAAAAACAGGAAACACCTATGGCTACAAGCGCGTGCCGATTAACAATGCACCGAGAGGAGGCTGGGAAAACAAGTATTTGTTATTACCACTACCGGTTACGGAAAGCACCAACATGGAAGGACTAACATCAACTGTCTGGCAAAATCCGGGATGGTAA
- a CDS encoding glycosyltransferase family 9 protein, whose protein sequence is MGTTKTILALRFSALGDVAMTIPVMKQVLEEHPDVSIVFVTNKNWGALCAGIPRLIFFPADVKGIHKGVPGLFRLFRSIRKAHKITAVADLHNVLRAQIVRTFFRLTGTPVAAIDKGRAAKKALTRRENKVLQPLTTTIERYATVFRQLGISCTMGVKPVFPPQPLAATTQSVIGLKEGEKWVGMAPFATYREKMYPLEKMEEVLATLVQEPGHKVLLFGGGKREVAQLTELAARYPQAVMVAGRFSLQEEMAIISQLDVMISMDSANMHLASLFGVPVVSVWGATHPFAGFMGYAQSPDNAVQITDLHCRPCSVFGNKLCFRGDHACMEWIKPEQIVEKVISVV, encoded by the coding sequence TTGGGTACCACTAAAACCATACTGGCTTTACGTTTTTCGGCATTGGGAGATGTAGCGATGACCATTCCTGTTATGAAACAGGTATTGGAAGAGCATCCGGATGTATCGATAGTTTTTGTAACGAATAAGAACTGGGGAGCTTTGTGTGCGGGTATTCCGCGGCTGATATTTTTTCCGGCAGATGTAAAAGGCATACACAAAGGCGTACCGGGATTATTCCGTTTATTCAGAAGTATCCGCAAGGCGCATAAAATAACGGCGGTAGCTGATCTGCACAATGTATTGCGCGCACAGATTGTCCGTACTTTTTTCCGTTTGACCGGCACGCCGGTAGCGGCTATTGACAAAGGGCGTGCAGCCAAAAAAGCACTGACACGGCGGGAGAACAAGGTATTACAACCACTTACCACTACTATTGAGCGGTATGCTACTGTTTTCCGGCAGTTGGGCATTAGTTGTACAATGGGCGTTAAACCCGTTTTTCCGCCCCAACCGCTGGCTGCAACCACGCAGTCGGTTATTGGTCTGAAGGAGGGGGAGAAGTGGGTAGGAATGGCTCCTTTTGCCACTTACCGGGAAAAGATGTACCCTTTGGAGAAAATGGAAGAGGTGCTGGCTACGCTGGTGCAGGAACCGGGGCATAAAGTATTGCTTTTTGGTGGTGGAAAGCGGGAAGTGGCGCAGCTCACGGAGCTGGCTGCCAGGTATCCGCAAGCAGTGATGGTAGCAGGGCGTTTTTCCCTGCAGGAGGAAATGGCGATCATCAGTCAGCTGGATGTAATGATCAGTATGGATTCTGCCAATATGCACCTGGCATCGTTGTTTGGTGTGCCGGTGGTATCGGTGTGGGGAGCAACGCATCCCTTTGCCGGCTTTATGGGCTATGCACAGTCGCCTGACAATGCTGTACAGATCACAGATCTGCATTGCAGGCCATGTTCTGTATTCGGCAACAAGCTCTGTTTCAGAGGGGACCACGCCTGCATGGAATGGATCAAACCTGAACAGATAGTAGAAAAGGTAATAAGTGTTGTTTGA